AGGCCTGGACATCGATACCGCGAGCGTCCATCCAGGAGAGTAGCAGGTTGACGAGCTCGCCCTTTCCCGCTCCTTCGGCGCCGCCGACGATGACGATGACGGAAAGCGGGCTGACGGCCAGTTCTTTCTGCACCTCAAGTAAATCATGCCGCATGTGCGGCTCGATGCGTTTGAACGCAGCCTTGCTAAGACGATTCCCGACCTCTACCGATTCAAACATAAGGCTCTCCGTATTGTGATACGAAGAGCCTGTCATGGTTCAGGTTTGATGTCGATCCTTTTTCTGGATCAATCCTTTACACAGCGCACGCGAAACGATACGGTTGTCGTCGCCGGATTCGGAGTCGATCCATGAGCGCCATCCAGAGGACAGTTCAGAACTTCCAGATCATAGATACCATCGTTCTGATGCAGTATGGCCGTGCAATTCAGCGAGGGACCGTAAACGCCGGTTGGAACGTCGATATCGAGCACCCATCCGTTAGGTCCGAGAAGAATGCCCGAGGATTTCGTAAAATCGATATTGTGGATGTTCAGGGTCGGTGTATTCTGAGCACCGCTTCGATCCATGATGATGCCCTGCGCACCATCCGTACAGTTATAGACCTGATCTATCGTGTAGGTCGTCCCACCAAGAATCATCGTCGCCGTATTATCGGCCGGCTGTTCTATAGAACCGATCAAGCTCTGATTGCCTGCAAGCAAAAGCAGAGCTGCGGAATTGCCGTCGTCGCCCGTATCACAGGGGCCTAACACAAGCAAGAGAGTTATCAGGTATCTATTCATCGTATCTCCTTTCAGTGATTCACCTGAAACTGCAAACGCCTGAAGAGGCAGAAACTTGCATAATTTTCAACAAATACCCGATAAATTTCCTGCATTGAAAATATGCGACTAACCAGGAGTCGTTTTCAGACAAAAACGCATGAGTGGCGAATTTTTTCTTCTGGCAATCTGACTGATTGCTGACCATGAAGGACTATGAGAACAATCCACTTACTGATAATGATGATGAGTCTTTTTGCCGGTGCCTGTACAACCGCCAGTCGCCACAGGACGACCGATGAAAAACAGACTGTGCAATGCCCAGGCTCAACCATCGATTCCGAATGCCTGAAGATGGCCAGGAGCAAATGCCCTAACCTGGGCATCATCTCGTTCGACGGAGATCCGAGGCAACCGTCAACGGACAGTTCCGGCCGGGCCTATGTTATGGTGCAGTGCATGTGACGGCGGTAAAAAACCAGGAAAGTACTCGACATCCTGCGAATGATTTTAATTCTCAGGAGTATGGAATCCTTCCCGCTCTCTGCGCTGCTGCGCATGGTTCATATCGCCGCCATCGTCCACTGGATTGGCGGCGTCGCCTTTGTAACGACGGTGCTTCTGCCCGCCGTTGCTAAGCGCGTCTCTGCTGAAGACAGGGTGCATTTTTTTGAAGAAGTCGAATCGCGCTTCGCCACGCAGGCACGCCTCAGCACGGCCCTGGCCGGCATCAGCGGCTTTGCACTGCTCTGGCAGATGAACGCCTGGAGCCGACTGCTGTCCCCCCACTACTGGTGGCTGCACGGCATGATTGCCGTCTGGCTGCTCTTCACGTTGATGCTTTTCGTATTAGAGCCTCTCTTTCTACATCGCTGGTTCCTTGAACGGGCGCGACGCGATCCGGCGGGGACGTTTCGGCTGGTGCAGCGTATGCACTGGATACTGCTCGGCATAAGCACCGTCGTCACCCTCGGTGCGGCTGCCGGAGCTCACGGCTGGCTCTGGTTTCGTTAGTCAACGATCACCCAATCCAATACGATAGCTGAATCCGAAGTTTATGAACTGTAACGATTCTTTATAGCTCCTCTGCCTTATGTGAGACAGGGTATACTCGTTCAGTAACATCTCCTCTGTAGCCGTGCTATCCAAACGGTATGTATTGACGTCGCGCATGCGGATCTTCGAAGACTCCCACTGCCCCTGTAGCGTGAGTATCCAGCTCTCCCCGATATCATAATTGATACCAAAGACCACTGAACTGCCGGCCCCGGTGGACGATGCGCTCTCAGATAGAAAATTATAATACCCGTTCGTTGTGAAAAGCCGCTGCCCCTGGGTCCAGGTACCACGAAGTCGGTAGATCATTCCGCGCAGCTGCCATTCAAGATTACGAGAGGTTCTCAGACGATAGTCTAACCCTGCAATACCGCCTTGCAGATATAGTTCCTGCCTGCCGTAGGGAGAAAAGCCGTCATAGGCCTCGCCGTTCCCTGATCGGATTCCATAGATATGATTGTAGTCGACACGATAATAGAAATTCTTGATGCCGACAAGAGCAGAGATCTGCGATGGGGATCTTGAGTCGGTCAGGCGATAGCCACCTGTAATGATTCCACCGGACCTTCCGATGTCACGTGCATGCAGATAATGCAGCTCGGACTGCTCTGATGCGGTATTGCGCATCCGACTGGCAGTCATCTGTCTATCTTCGTGCCCCGTTCCGCCAAGCTCGAGCTCGGCCCGCCATCGATCGAAGTCGAACTGAAGACCGAAGGCGACACCGCTCGCGTCTTTTTTCCAGCCTGTGGACGTTGCCCCACCGTCTCGACCGGTCGCACGAAGTATCTCGCTTTGATGATTGAGATAAGGAAAGAATCTTGTGTAGGTTCCGAAGCCGACCATCATACGCAGGCGGAACTCCCTGTCCGACGGATCCGCGGCGATTCCCGTAACCCAGAAGAAAAGAATACATGAAGCCAGAACTCGAATCATAGATCAGACATGGCCTTCTGGTGTGAAGAGTCAAGAATTTCCCCTGTTCGCTCCCCCGTGATCCGTGCCCGGCGAAACCAGCGTCGATTCAGGTTTCATCAGACATGGAGCGAGCTTGGGGCACGAACCGATCACTCCCACTCAATCGTGCCGGGCGGCTTGCTCGTCAGATCGTAATACACCGAATCAAAAAGATCCGTGGCCAGCAGCCTTGCGGTTAACTCAGAAAGCAGGGCTGCGTTCATTTCATAAGCTGAAGCCGTCATGGCGTCCGTCGAACAGATCGGTCGCAAAACCACGCCTTCACGCCCGCTTTCGCTATCGGAGCTCAGAGGCACAAGCACGACGGGCATCTGCCATATCTCAGAATAGATCTTCTTCTCATGCAGGAATTCGTCGACGATGGCGTCGGCTCTCTGCAGTTTTGCAATTCGCTCCTCTGTTAAGAAACGGCCTGCAAGCAGATGATTGACGTTACCAGCCTGTGCATGACGCCCCGTACGCAGCAGAACGCGATTCACATGAGCGAACTTACCGGGAATGCGAGCGGCAAGTTCAAGCAGATCGGCCCATGCCCCGGGCCTTGCAAGTAGATCGCTCAGCGCCGCCGTATCAAAAAGCGCCGGATGCGCATAGCTGCGTTGATCGCCCTGCACGCCCACCGATCGCAGCGGCAACACAGAAACGGCAAGTTGCATCGCCTGAACTCGCGAAAAGAGCTCCGTCTCGCCGGCCAGTTCGCTAAAATCGGTCGATACGCCCGATTCATCGGCAGCCGTGCACAGACAACGCACGGCTAACCCCGGTCCTGGAAACGGATGTCGGTCGACGAGCACATCGGGAAGGCCGATGATGCGACCGAGCGATCGCACCTCATCTTTATAAAGATCACGCAAAGGCTCGATGACAAGGCCGCGGGCGATCAGCTCCTGAATGCGATTCACACGGTTATGATGCGTTTTGATCGTATGCGAGGACTTTGTCGCCCCCGATTCGATCGTATCAGGATAGATCGTTCCCTGACCGAGAAGCCACTCTTCTTCGTTCAGGCCCATCTCGCGGCTGACCTGCTGTTGGACGTCGACGAAAAGCTCGCCTATGATCCTGCGTTTTTTCTCGGGCTCCGATACGCCGGCAAGGGCCTTATAGAAATCCGCTTTCGCGTCGCGAACGCGCAGATCGACGCCGATGGCCGAGAGTGAGGCTCTGACTTTTTCGGCTTCGTTCTCGCGAAGAAATCCCGTATCGACAAGCATGCCGACAAGGTGCGATCGATCCATCTCTTTTCCGAGCAAAGCGAAGGCGACCGTCGAATCGACTCCGCCCGAGACCAGAAAAAAGACCTTCTTGTCTTTGAGAGACCGGCGAATCTTGCGTCGCTCGAACTCGACGTAATCCTCGATCTTCCAGGTATCCGTTAAGCCGCAAACGGCGATGAAGTTACGCAGCATCTGCTCGCCATACGTCGAATGGGTAACCTCCGGATGAAACTGAATGCCGTAAATATTGCGATCAGCATCAAAGACGGCGGTATTCTCGCACGAATCGGTGCTTCCGATGCGCGTGAATCCGACGGGAAGGCGGATAACCTCATCGCCGTGGCTCATCCATACCATCGACTGATCGGGAACGGCTTGAAAGATCGCCCCGCCCGATAGAAGATGCAATCGTGCCGGTCCGTACTCGCGAACCTGCCCGCGGGCAACCTCGCCGCCCAGCTGCTGCATGATCAGCTGGTGGCCGTAGCAGATGCCAAGTACGGGAAGGCCCAGAGCAAGCAGGGCCTTGGAAGCAGTAGGAGCGCCTGCATCGTAAACGGAGGATGGGCCGCCGGAATAGATGATACCTTTGAAAAAAGGGTCGAGACTGTCGCCGATCTCGTCGGGTTGTAGAATCTCGCTGTAAGCGCCCAGCCGGCGCAGTCGCGAAGCGATCAGATGAGCATACTGCCCGCCAAAATCAAGGACGGCGATGCCTCCTTCTTTTACAAGGGAATGGATCTCTTCGTGGCCGTGCATGGGGTTCTCCTGCGTGCAGTTTTTTCAGCCGACACAGGCGAGCAAGTTCATCTCCAGTCATAGCGCCCCGGTCCAGGCGCATTGCGCGCGACCTGAGTGCGATTTTTTCCCTCAAGCGGAAGCTCGACGACGAACTCCGTTCCGCTACCGTCGGTAGTGAAGCGGATCGTGCCTCCATGTTCTTCGACGATGCGCCGGACGATAGAAAGGCCGAGCCCCGTTCCCTCGCCCTGCTCTTTCGTCGTGAAAAAAGGATCCCAGACCTTTTCGCGAATGCCCTCGGGAATTCCGGGTCCGTTGTCGCGTATCCGCACGCACACACGATCGCCGACCGCTTCGGTTGAAAGCACGATAGTCGGATCGCTCCGACCGCGCACAGCATGATAGGCGTTCACCAACAGGTTACTCCAGACCTGGTTTAACCGGTCGGGATCGCATTCAATCGACGGTATGCTCGCGTAATGACGATCAAGATGCACCTGATTCTTCCAGATACTGCCCATGATTTCAAGCGTCGTATCGAGCAGCTCCTCAAGATTGGCCTTCACGAAGTCGCCGGCGCCGGAGCGCGAATAGATGCGCAGGGCCTTCACAAGACGGGCGATGCTTGCGGCCGATGCCGTGATGTTTTTCACATTACGGTAAATGCCTGCAATATCCCGCAGATACCCGATAAAACGACTGCGCGCGCTTTCGCCGATCTCTCCGTAAAGGATAACGATCTGCGCGAAAAGGCTTTCTGTCTTGATTCGCTCGCTTACCTGCTCGACTCCCGCCGCTTCAATATCTGTCATAAAGCCGTGGTCGATAAAAAATGAGGCCAGTTCATCCCCTCCCTGTATAGAAAGCTCTTCGAAGGTTAGCTTCAGACGGCGGCGTAGCTGAAAGGCCGACGACGGCAGCGACGGATTGCCCGTCAGCATATGGTAATTGAAGAAACGGATGATTTCAATGAAACGGTCGATGCGATCCGTATCGGGAAGCCATTCATGGATAGCCATACGATCAAGAAAGGAATCGAGCGTTTCAAAGAGGTTTTCGGATGCATTGAGGATAACGCCCGACGGTGTGTTGAGTTCATGGGCGACACCGGCCACCATAACTCCAAGAGTCGCCATCTTCTCGGACTGAATCATCTGATTCGTCGCCTCTTCGAGCTGCTGCGTGCGCTCGCGCACCTTATCTTCGAGAGAGACGAGAAGCGATTCCACACGCGTATAGATGATCGAGTTCGACAGAGCAAGTACGGCATACGTACGAAAATCTTCGATTAAGGCAATGTCGGGAGCCGGACATGATCCGACAAAAAGGACGGCGAGCACGGTTTCATTGAGAATCAGCGGCAGAATGAGCGAGGCCTGCGTCTCTTTACAGAAGCGCAGCAACACCTCGCGGTCATGTGCATCTCTTAAAAAGGCCAGCTCTTTCAGCGTGATGACTCGATCGTACTCCGTGATCGTCACAAAAAAGGGATCATAAACGTTCCAGGCCGAGCGAAGGCCAGGCACCATACAGCGGCTGACAAACTGCCCGCGATCTTCGTCCCAGATCAAGATGCCGACATGCGAGGTTTGAAAGAGCTCTGACGAAAACGACAGAATCTCGGTCAGGCCGTCATCGACGTTACGAAGCCGCATAATCGAGCGGCGGAACTCCTCCAGCCGGTGCTCCCTGCGCTGCTCCTGCTGCGGCGGCAGACTGTGAACGAATGCAATGAGCGTATCCAGCACCGGCAGGAGCCA
This region of Leptonema illini DSM 21528 genomic DNA includes:
- a CDS encoding sensor histidine kinase, with protein sequence MKWLLPVLDTLIAFVHSLPPQQEQRREHRLEEFRRSIMRLRNVDDGLTEILSFSSELFQTSHVGILIWDEDRGQFVSRCMVPGLRSAWNVYDPFFVTITEYDRVITLKELAFLRDAHDREVLLRFCKETQASLILPLILNETVLAVLFVGSCPAPDIALIEDFRTYAVLALSNSIIYTRVESLLVSLEDKVRERTQQLEEATNQMIQSEKMATLGVMVAGVAHELNTPSGVILNASENLFETLDSFLDRMAIHEWLPDTDRIDRFIEIIRFFNYHMLTGNPSLPSSAFQLRRRLKLTFEELSIQGGDELASFFIDHGFMTDIEAAGVEQVSERIKTESLFAQIVILYGEIGESARSRFIGYLRDIAGIYRNVKNITASAASIARLVKALRIYSRSGAGDFVKANLEELLDTTLEIMGSIWKNQVHLDRHYASIPSIECDPDRLNQVWSNLLVNAYHAVRGRSDPTIVLSTEAVGDRVCVRIRDNGPGIPEGIREKVWDPFFTTKEQGEGTGLGLSIVRRIVEEHGGTIRFTTDGSGTEFVVELPLEGKNRTQVARNAPGPGRYDWR
- the guaA gene encoding glutamine-hydrolyzing GMP synthase, producing MHGHEEIHSLVKEGGIAVLDFGGQYAHLIASRLRRLGAYSEILQPDEIGDSLDPFFKGIIYSGGPSSVYDAGAPTASKALLALGLPVLGICYGHQLIMQQLGGEVARGQVREYGPARLHLLSGGAIFQAVPDQSMVWMSHGDEVIRLPVGFTRIGSTDSCENTAVFDADRNIYGIQFHPEVTHSTYGEQMLRNFIAVCGLTDTWKIEDYVEFERRKIRRSLKDKKVFFLVSGGVDSTVAFALLGKEMDRSHLVGMLVDTGFLRENEAEKVRASLSAIGVDLRVRDAKADFYKALAGVSEPEKKRRIIGELFVDVQQQVSREMGLNEEEWLLGQGTIYPDTIESGATKSSHTIKTHHNRVNRIQELIARGLVIEPLRDLYKDEVRSLGRIIGLPDVLVDRHPFPGPGLAVRCLCTAADESGVSTDFSELAGETELFSRVQAMQLAVSVLPLRSVGVQGDQRSYAHPALFDTAALSDLLARPGAWADLLELAARIPGKFAHVNRVLLRTGRHAQAGNVNHLLAGRFLTEERIAKLQRADAIVDEFLHEKKIYSEIWQMPVVLVPLSSDSESGREGVVLRPICSTDAMTASAYEMNAALLSELTARLLATDLFDSVYYDLTSKPPGTIEWE